A portion of the Osmia lignaria lignaria isolate PbOS001 chromosome 15, iyOsmLign1, whole genome shotgun sequence genome contains these proteins:
- the Acat2 gene encoding acetyl-CoA acetyltransferase 2, producing MSSGDVVIVSAVRTPIGSFCGSLSSLKASDLGSIVIKESLARAHVKATDVSEVILGQVLTAGQGQNPARQAAIKAGIPISVPAYVLNMLCGSGLKAILNGYLSIKAGESQIIVAVGQENMSLAPHVSYLRNGIKLGDGNLIDTLICDGLTDAFHGIHMGITAENVSKDFNVSRKEQDDYAVVSQKRTETAITAGYFKKEIVPITVSNKKGSIIVDKDEFPKFGTTIENLQKLKPVFLKDDGTITAGNSAGINDGAAAVVLMSAETAAQKGLSPLAKIVAIAQAGVEPKVMGTGPIPAVELVLQKAKWTKDEVDLYELNEAFAAQAIACIKTLGLDPNKVNINGGAIALGHPIGASGARVLVTLLHSLERTGGNKGVASLCIGGGMGIAIAVQRQ from the exons atgAGTAGTGGTGACGTTGTAATTGTATCAGCAGTCAGGACCCCTATAG GATCATTTTGTGGATCCTTATCATCACTGAAAGCATCAGATTTAggtagtattgttattaaggaaAGCCTTGCAAGAGCTCATGTTAAAGCCACGGATGTATCTGAAGTTATATTAGGACAG GTATTAACTGCAGGTCAAGGGCAAAATCCAGCAAGACAAGCAGCTATAAAAGCAGGCATTCCTATATCTGTACCTGCGTATGTGCTTAATATGCTATGTGGTTCTGGTTTAaa AGCAATTTTAAATGGTTACTTATCCATAAAAGCTGGAGAAAGTCAAATAATTGTGGCTGTTGGACAGGAAAATATGAGTCTGGCACCACATGTGTCATACCTTAGAAATGGTATAAAATTGGGAGATGGTAATTTAATAGACACATTAATATGTGATGGCTTAACAGATGCATTTCATGGAATTCATATGGGAATAACAG cTGAAAATGTTTCTAAGGATTTTAATGTAAGTAGAAAAGAACAAGACGATTATGCAGTTGTGTCTCAGAAAAGAACAGAAACTGCAATTACTGCAGGctactttaaaaaagaaatagtcCCCATAACAGTGTCTAACAAAAAAGGGTCAATTATTGTAGACAAAGATGAGTTTCCTAAGTTTGGGACAACCATTgaaaatcttcaaaaattaaaaccaGTTTTCCTGAAA GATGATGGTACTATTACTGCTGGTAACTCTGCTGGTATAAATGATGGGGCAGCTGCAGTAGTTCTTATGTCTGCAGAAACTGCAGCCCAAAAAGGACTTTCTCCATTAGCTAAAATTGTTGCCATAGCCCAAGCTGGAGTAGAACCGAAAGTAATGGGTACAGGTCCTATTCCAGCAGTTGAGCTAGTG TTGCAAAAAGCAAAGTGGACTAAAGATGAAGTAGATTTATATGAACTGAATGAAGCTTTTGCAGCACAGGCAATAGCTTGTATCAAAACTCTTGGTTTAGATCCTAATAAAGTTAACATAAATGGAGGAGCTATTGCATTGGGTCATCCTATTGGTGCATCTG gtGCTAGAGTATTAGTAACGTTATTACATTCCTTGGAACGAACTGGGGGAAATAAAGGTGTTGCATCCTTATGTATTGGGGGTGGAATGGGAATAGCAATTGCTGTTCAAAGGCAATAA